aaattttatattgaaattagtttccggcacacttcgtaattcacccaaatcatttcgtataccctcggcataaacccaaatgttttcaaatcactagcattggtcgaatgaaaggtcaactggacaagAACTCCCaacaggctgctgttagatccatagtcttgagagagaaaaccagctacattttttctttaggttagcagtgtttctgccagaggataaaatgggtatggtgccatgccccctttttttttttttaaatggaccttttgacaaaattaatgactatcattactgtatgattttctttctGCAGTTgcattcaaaataaaacattgtaaatattcaattttatagtaccatacccaaaaatttatttctggcagaaacgcAGGTCAGGtcaatgtgcacattcagagcaagctgttgtgcGTGCCCGTCATAGGCACAGGTGTCTGTCCAAGCCGTTTCCTCCGACAGAACGAGGGTTTGCggtgggaggagggaccgcctgctgCACTGGCACCAGCAGCCTGATCGGGGTCAGTAACGGGCGGGGACATTTGTGGTGCTATTGGTGGAGGGGGGTGTTTGAGATGGAGACAAATATGTTGATTTTCTCTGATAGTCCAGAGTGCTTTGCAGGTTATTGAGGGAATTGAATTGGAGAGACCTGAtaacataaaattttgtttaatctaCTATGGATTCATGAGGAGAGATTGCAATTGTTTTTGAATGGGCCCCAGCTCATGTTGTCGTCATAGGTAATGAGTGGATATTAATGCCTTTATTGGATAGTGTGTAGAACAAGTGTACAccccaaattttatttttttatttcaagtcTTGTATTTGGCCATTCAAAATGGTAGGGAGACTGGGATTGTAAAATACGACAATGGCATGCCAAAATCAAATCCATGTTCATACTCCTGGTCCTATTTCAACTGGGTGTACCCGAGTGATTAGCCTACTCGTTTGAGAATGGGTGTAGTTGGAGGACCGAAATATTGTATGTTCAAAATAAAGAagtttttatatattgaaaccactagatcacatcgattaattaatcatcgacttattggatgtcaaaacgtGGCAATTCTCGCTCATAGTCAcaagagcggaaacccgctacatatttcctaatgcagcaatgaatctttatatgcactttaccatagacaggaaagcacataccatggcctttgaccagttgtggtacactggtcgGAACAAGAAAACGCCCAATCACTTTAATGGATCCAccgtggtggttcgatcctgcaaatCGAGCAAGCAATCgacagctaaatcccaccccctctaaataaaaaaaagttttgttttatttaacgacgccactagagcacatttatttttttatcttatcggctattggacgtcaaacatgatcattctgacactgttttttagaggaaacccgcaactctttacgacaggcagcaagggatcttttatttttgcttcccacaggcaggatagcacaaaccatggcctttgttgaaccagttatggatcactggtcggtgcaagtggtttacacctacccattgagccttgcggagcactcactcggggtttggagtcagtatctggattaaaaatcccatgcctcgactgggatccgaacccattacctaccagcctgtagaccgatggcctaaccacgacgccggtgatttaataggaattaaacacaacatttgcaaaaaaacttgtctaaacaattgaacaggactatagtaatcaataatgcagtacatagaaaatcatttattttggcTGTATCaaaaacaatctgattaaaattagctttactGGGTCTACCCTgatagatctaacagcattgcgtggactcccatgtccaggtgacatttcatctataaataacaatttaaatatcgaccaattaaaCTTCGCCGTTTATAGCATTaatcgggagcatacaaattctaaaaatatcgggtgagactatttatgcaataggcgaacttgttggtctatttcaacattaaaaagcaGGGGCAAAAGTGCagcaataaactctggattgtatactagtataaacagttCCCAGTTTTCAAGTTGGTATCagtttaaaactaatatttttttaaatgttattcatTATAGTTTTACAAGCCAAATCACTGGTTCCCAGTCGATAGAAACTGACCGAGATGAAATGATGTCAACTGAATATCAAGTGGCtacaatgaaattattttgttattctcTGCCACCAAACTTAAACGccttgcctaccataaacttgATCAACGTCTCCAATAGTTGCATCCATAAgataataataacacatttatattgaatttattaaCAGCTAGCAGAAGTATTTTAatcacaaatgtttaatttaaaaaatttaacatgctttttgtaaatataaaccaagtttcattttGTAGGACTTATGGTTTGAGAGAAATACCAAGTACTACCTAGGACTGCAGGGATACTGGTCAGAAAATTGTTGAGGACCAAGATTAAACACTCATTAAACAAGCATTATGatagtactgctaaagtaatagTGTCTGCTACAGGgcacaacaaattttcatatccaAATTAAGGTAACATAACACTGAAAAACAGAaaaattaaacttgatctgtaacagtacatgagaaagctatatacacaattttatcttaatatcttgaggcattgcaaatttgttttaatttttctaatcTTCTATTTTGAAGGGCCATAAACtctcaaaaatgggtaaattgccacgagtttgtttgttttgtttaatgacaccactagagcacattgatttattaatcatcagctactggatgtcaaacatatggtcatgttgacagtcatagaggagaaacgcgctacatttttccattagtagcaagggatcttttacatgcatcatcccacaaacaggatagcatatagttgtggtgcactggccgtgacaagaaatagcccaatgggcctaccaatgGAGAacgatcccagaacgaccgcgctttaccactgggccacttCCCACCCGAAATTGCCATGCGAGTCAAAACTTTATAtaaaacagtacatgataaagttatacaccaaatttcagcagaatatataaaaagcatttagaaaaaaaccccatctggaaaactatggGCGACAGAGATAGGACGGAGATGAAGTAGTCCCCTCCGGTAAAGGACTAAAATATTGAACCAATAAATCGGGTTTAACTTTGGGGTCATGGGAGATGCTCGCCCGCATTTTTCAGGGGAACAATTTGGTCTGCTTAACTGCAGTACTACTTAGCAGCCATGTAAACCCTGAACAAATCCATGTAATCtacaaacttttattaaaaaaaaaagaaaaaaaagtttgttttgtttcacaccaccactagagcacatataatatagtaatcatcggctaatggatgtgaaacatttgacaattttgacatattgtcttggagaagaaacccactacatttttctattagtagcaagggatcttttatatgcaacatcccagacaggatggcacacacatcacggcctttgatataccagtcgtggtgcactggctggaacaagaaatagcccaatgactaGTATCGACcccaagcaaacactttaccactggactacgtcccgccccttatttaaaccaatacaaaaaaaaaaaaaattccactgTACTAACACATTTTCAAATAGAATGGTTCTCCATTACTAATGAATCAAATTAACACAAGATATTAATTCCTTGGTTGTAAGCAACTTTATTAAACAGGTATTTGTATTCACGTTATTTAAACAGGCATTTGTATTCAAGTTATGTTAAGTTAGCCACAATCATCGTTACATCATCAGCACATAGAATAATGGACACATCTCAAAGTATTATTTCCAAATAAAGTTTACTTATGTGTACCCTAAAATGAGCAACAGTGGAAATACATTGTAGGAGCCAGGTACACCGTGACAAATGTGAACTACTACATTCATTTTAAATCTATTGGTAAAGCCTCGCAACATTTTGCAAGGCTCGCAACATGGAGCAGGCAAAAAATACTACAATATGCTTCATGAAAATCTgtttcgaatgaatgaatgaataaatgaatgtttaacgacaccccagaacaaAAATACGTATCAGCTATTGGGCGTCACAAATGGTTTTACTTTCCATCTATTTTTGAGAGCATtccacataaataaaaaaagtaccAACTTtccaaagtaataataaaaacaataagctTTTATACACATTGATCTCAAGCATTGTTAAAAAGTTCCATTACAAGTCTCAGGAGgaaaactgattttttaaaCGGCCTTGCTATTATTAATAGATTAAAATTAGAGCAGATTCACACAAGATGCCATTTGTATTTCCAGTACATGTAAATAGGTAACCCATATTGCCACAACACAGGCCATTAATTTCGACAAGGTTCCATTACACAGGTGCAACACATATCCAATTACTGTATACAACCCGCAGAAAACGTCAAGAGTACATGGATTACTTTAAAAAAGTCTCAAACATTATGAAAAAGCAAATGTCGCCGAGGATGACGATCTGTTAACACAACTAATGCAATCCCATTTCAATATTCCCAACATGGTTTGTTGCCAGGATCCAAGTATTAAGTGGTTGTCCTTACAAATTACTGCCTCGTTACTTACCAATTTTGAACCAAATAAAGGGACAGGTACTGTAGTTACTTAAGAAAATCAAATTCAGTTCATCATGatacacattgtttttattttgtttgtttttaaattttttctgAAGTAATGTTAAAACTGGTAATCAAACCAGTGCACAATAAAAGTCTAGCGATCAGTAGGTGAGTTTCATTTGTATTGATGATAAATCCAATTATCCAATCAATGTACAAAGTCTGCACAATCAATAAGCATTGTCGGGACAGTCGCGTGAAATGTGTCCTTCCTCGCCGCACTTGTAGCATGATCGACttcctccacctccacctccacctccaccaccaccttaaagaaaaacaaaggttTTAAGCATAAATTATCCATAGTCAACTTAACATTCAACTAACAAGTTGCCATTTCAATAAATACCTGGTACTGAATAGTGAAACAGACCCATCAAGTAACAGTCAAGCATACAGATGCTGATATTAAGCAGTGTTTTTAATGATCACAGTGCAATACTAACAATGTTATGTTGTGTAAGGAACAACAAGAGTTAAAGGCAACCAAAAACTAACCAAAAGTCAAAAGTGGAAATGCAATCATACATAAATTTTAAGCAAACCAGACATCCAAATGATAACCATTATTAAGTTTTATGTACTGATCAAGAATAACTGGCTCCCAAAACACATTATGacccgatatgtaaatcaagtGGTAAAATGAGGCAATAATGGGTAAATGCCTACCTCTAGAACCTCCATCAGGGCAATCTCGGGATATGTGTCCCTCCTCTCCACATTTGTAGCATGTTCTGCTTCCTCCacctacaataaaaaaaaattggcttttattatttttgatttaGTGAAATTGCTATTTTAAGTTCAGCAATGTACTTGGTAATTGTACACTGACTCAACATCAAAGTCCTAGATAACTATTTTCTTGTTCTATCTAAAATCAGATTgtcattggtttgtaaaaaGTCAACAAAGTCACAGATCAcagaattaaatttaataatgacCATGTTAATAATACAATTCATTAGTCTCCCTATCTCGatgtggtgaggtagcttgcatgtctcaatgactcagagctatgccagctggagcatcagctcctggtagggtcacccaaaatggactggtcaaagggtagagactagactaatacgGACAGGACAGAGGACGcgagtcaagaaagacaaccgtctaggagaagcaaactccaaaatcaaaactgggctggagaggcttagaatcctagtaaggaaatTCTCCTTGGAGAAGGAAAACCtcaaactcaaaccaagtccactgaagtcgggagtacagaagctatgcataagCATTAGGGTGGAAACcaaaaggaaatgtctgtacatgcaccaagctcgATGATTATCATCGTCATTAGTCACCTAGAAAAGTGTACAAGCATCAACAATGAACTAGGAATGTATTTTCCCATTCTATACAGTTCTGTTATGATAGTAATATTTACAAATGGCCGctggttacaaaaaaaaataaactggtTATCAATACActcacctccacctccacctccgCCTCCGCCGCCACGTCTACCATAGCCACCTCCGCCACCTCTGAAATAAAGAACACAaacatcaatttatttttcacatGTATACCTGAACCACCAATCATATCAAGACGGAGATACTGACCattcattttcttaattttttggcatttaatataccactTAGATGAACAAGCATTCTAGAATACTACTAAAACAATACATCTTCTCTATTGAGGCCCAACACAATTTCACAATTCCAAAACTAAAGGATGAGAAATGAAGTCTGATcaatgacaatatatatatatttagtgacCTAGACTATGGACGCAGAGGCGAAATGTGAACTCATACACGATGCCGTGAACTTATTCCTAGGTGAGGTTTCATGAAAATTAGATGAGAAGTCAAGAGCAATGATtgcatttctatttttattaatagtgTCCTTGACCTTTGACAAAAACGGGCAAAATATGAACTCATtcaagaaagaagtgttttatttaacgacgcactcaacacattttatttacggttatatggcgtcagacatatggttaaggaccacacagattttgagaggaaacccgctgtcgccactacatgggctactcttccgattagcagcaagggatcttttatttgctcttcccacaggcaggatagcacaaaccatggcctttgttgaaccagttatggatcactggtcggtgcaagtggtttacacctacccattgagccttgcggagcactcactcagggtttggagtcggtatctggattaaaaatcccatgcctcgactgggatccgaacccagtacctaccagcctgtagaccgatggcctgccacgacgccaccgaggccggtaaactcATTCAAGATGCCATGAACTAATTCCTATATATGTATGGTTGAGACTATCCTTTTGACGAATTGTCACGAGGGAATAATGACAAAGGTGTGAGTTCTgatctaaaattaaaaagaacgcaaactacaaacctgtaatcATCTCTGTAacctaaaaagaaaagaaattaaattttttttattgttttgtttaaccaacACTCCATTTACAAAGctacataaaattttaaatgatgCAGACTCGGCAAATCAGGAAAGTTTTGGCAAAAGAAATTTGCTTAAGATACAATGCAGTTCTTCAAGgatatataaaaagtaaagtgtaaAAAACACCCGCCATTAATGGCACCTAATTTATAgtcatttatgtaaattaaatCTCATGCACAATCCAATCTTATGACCAATATTCTCAGaccattaaattaataataaaactgagTTTTCCTATATTTGCCGATGCCTATAAATTCAGTGCCAAATCTTGACAGATTCTCTTTCCTGAACTGTGACATCGTCTTTTCATAAACTTCAGCTCTTGTGCCAATGTTACTGAAATGTGAACTGCAAGTATCACACCGAGGTGCAACTTACCTCAATTAAGAACATGCATGATCTTGATACAAACAAAGAGGAACAAGTTACAAACAGCTTTGAGAGATGCTGGCCAATAATTCTGTAGTATGGGGCCCAACGGACAGACACTTTCTGCGTCTACCGGACACACTGCACTTAAAAAGAATGACATTGACAATGTTGTCATATCACCAATGTCTTGCAGGAGGGTGGATGGATACTGTTAAATAGTTACTGGTGCATTTATAAAAACTcactattgtattttattaaccaAGTAGAAATGGTTAAAATTGCAGTACCAACATTTTTATGGTTATAAACTGCAtactaatgtttttttttaaaaaaagacaactTTCATATTTGTAGAGCATTtccttgaaattaaaaatatatttaggaaGTTCTACCTTagataaaaattagcaattggctattATCCAGTCAAATATTtagaaaaccataaaaatattGGTCACTTAAAACTTTGCAATGTAGTAATAGTGCAGTAAAAAGACTTGTGGATGTAAATTtagttaacaaaacatttaagatACTGTTATTAAATTTAGATGCAACGTGAATCATAAtttttttaccccccccccccccccccccccccccccccccccccccccccccccccccccccccccccgtgtacTTATGTACCTACGCTATAAGTTAGCAAGTTCcctatgtaaacaaaattaaaaagacaaaacaaagaaGATTGTGCGAGGCAAGCAAAATAtgtaatcaaaatgttttacctcctcctcctcctcctcctcctccacccCCTCGATCACCTCCGTATTGCCTGAAAtattacataaacaaaatatatatttgttaaaaatattcacGTTAAAACATTCACAGTACATTTATGATTCTCAATTTTGAATTAACAAATGATGCCAAcgtaatacagtgaaacctgtgtaaaccggaccctgaacataccaaaatcctgtcaaaaccggccaaaTTTCATGGTCCCAAATCTTCTCTTATTTAAACCATGTATTAAAAACCTGATAATACCGGAACATGTCCATTTCGGAAACCGGACAGATTTTTTGTTCAGAATTGTAAAAGCCTCAACTAATTAACCGGAACAAACCGACAGTGTAAATGAATGAAGAATCAACTTAACGAAAACACCAGAAAACAATGCTAACCGGAATATGTGTCGTGCAGCATCAAGTATCACTGATTTCTGTGGTCTCAGCCCAGCTTAGCACACAGAGTGATTAATGCTCGATTGTTTTCAATTGCATTGTCTGGTGCAGTGCAAATTCTTTTCATCTTTAAACAAATCTCAGATACTCACACATTAATTTCCACTTTTGATTTTTGGTCAATGCACTTAGATAATGAAATACTGACACACTGAGAGTACAATGCtagaaacaaactaaatttagagttaaatacacacatgtaacttaATTTGTATCTTGTACACTAAAGATTaacagaaagtgttatctttTCTGCGACAGAAACGAGAAATAAGCACACTAAATT
The sequence above is drawn from the Gigantopelta aegis isolate Gae_Host chromosome 6, Gae_host_genome, whole genome shotgun sequence genome and encodes:
- the LOC121375290 gene encoding cold shock protein 2-like; translated protein: MDTTCLYIEQKDVGRIIGKGGSKIRDLQDESGANIKVHSRDVQRGEQVKVEITGSQDCQMRAKELIDNITENSYGYGDRQYGGDRGGGGGGGGGGGYRDDYRGGGGGYGRRGGGGGGGGGGGGSRTCYKCGEEGHISRDCPDGGSRGGGGGGGGGGGSRSCYKCGEEGHISRDCPDNAY